Proteins encoded by one window of Ostrinia nubilalis chromosome 23, ilOstNubi1.1, whole genome shotgun sequence:
- the LOC135083399 gene encoding F-box/LRR-repeat protein 14 has product MSAWTEDALSWRDERLSLTELPSTARRKQRSAPYRLHRPHLPAPHVPEPPPEPQGTHISRLYPELLALIFERLPVRDRGRAAQVCRAWRDAADRRSVWRGVEAALHLRRPAPVLFASLARRGVRKLQVLSLRRGLRDAVAALPGLESLSLSGCYSVTDAALASAFAAELPALKRLDLSLCKQVTDSSLGRIAQSLKNLEELELGGCCNITDTGLLLIAWGLKKLRRLNLRSCWHVNDAGIAHLCGGGEARGTPDLEHLGLQDCQRLTDEALKHAATGLPNLKSINLSFCVVTDAGLRHLARLPHLEDVNLRACDGVSDAGVAHLAESGRLRALDVSFCDKVGDEALSHATLGLSGLRSLSLSACRLTDEGLERVARLSQLETLNIGQCTRVTDRGLRALGDGLLNLKAIDLYGCTCITPQGLDHIVKLPRLSVLNLGLWHVR; this is encoded by the coding sequence ATGAGTGCGTGGACGGAGGACGCGCTCTCGTGGCGCGACGAGCGGCTCAGCCTGACCGAGCTGCCGAGCACGGCGCGCAGGAAACAGCGCAGCGCGCCCTACCGCCTGCACCGGCCGCATCTGCCCGCGCCGCACGTGCCCGAGCCGCCGCCGGAGCCGCAGGGCACCCACATCTCCCGGCTCTACCCCGAGCTGCTGGCCTTAATCTTCGAGCGGCTGCCGGTCCGAGACCGCGGCCGCGCTGCACAAGTCTGCCGCGCGTGGAGAGATGCCGCCGACAGGAGATCCGTCTGGAGAGGAGTCGAGGCGGCGCTGCATCTGCGGAGACCGGCGCCGGTGCTGTTCGCGTCGCTCGCCAGGCGAGGAGTGCGCAAGCTGCAGGTGCTCTCCCTCCGGAGGGGCCTCCGGGACGCGGTCGCGGCGCTTCCCGGACTGGAGTCGTTGTCGCTCAGTGGATGCTACAGTGTCACCGATGCGGCTCTCGCCAGTGCGTTCGCGGCGGAGCTGCCGGCTCTAAAAAGACTAGACTTATCGTTGTGTAAACAAGTTACGGATTCCTCGCTCGGTAGAATAGCGCAGTCGCTCAAAAACTTGGAGGAACTCGAGTTGGGAGGTTGTTGCAATATCACAGACACTGGACTGTTGTTAATAGCGTGGGGGTTGAAAAAACTTCGTCGATTAAACTTGAGGTCGTGTTGGCACGTGAATGATGCGGGGATAGCGCACCTCTGCGGCGGAGGTGAGGCGAGAGGGACGCCGGACCTGGAGCATTTGGGTCTGCAGGACTGCCAAAGGCTAACGGACGAGGCATTGAAGCACGCCGCGACGGGTCTTCCAAATTTGAAATCCATCAACCTCTCCTTCTGCGTCGTGACGGACGCGGGCCTGAGGCACCTGGCTCGGCTGCCGCACTTAGAGGATGTCAATTTGCGAGCGTGCGACGGGGTGTCGGACGCGGGGGTGGCGCACCTGGCGGAGAGCGGGCGACTCAGGGCGCTGGACGTGTCGTTCTGTGATAAGGTGGGCGACGAGGCGCTGTCGCACGCCACGCTGGGGCTGTCGGGCCTGCGCTCGCTGTCGCTGAGCGCGTGCCGGCTGACGGACGAGGGGCTGGAGCGCGTGGCGCGGCTGTCGCAGCTGGAGACGCTGAACATCGGGCAGTGCACGCGCGTGACGGACCGCGGACTGCGCGCGCTGGGCGACGGGCTGCTCAACCTGAAGGCCATCGACCTGTACGGCTGCACGTGCATCACGCCGCAGGGCCTGGACCACATCGTCAAGCTGCCGCGCCTCAGCGTGCTCAACCTCGGCCTGTGGCATGTGCGGTGA